The DNA segment CGGGTGGTCCCGGATGCCTCCGGTCCCGGGGGGAGGAGGGGAGTCCACCGAAACTTTACCTTGCCAAAAGGCCGGGCAGCCGCTTGATTTCCCGCCCAACCTCAACCAAGGACGGTCTGGCTCCGGCTGGATCCACCCTTCAAGACCATGGCCAAAGAAATCAACCTCGCCGAATACAAGCAACACGAAGGAGACACCGGCAGCTCCCCATATCAAGTCGCGCTCCTCACCAAGCGCATCGTCGAACTGACCGACCACCTCAACATCCACACCAAGGACTTCTCGTCCCGCCGTGGTCTCCTGAAGATGGTCGCTGTCCGCCGCAAGCACCTTGACTACATCAAGGCGCACAATGAAGAGGGCTACCAGAAGCTGATCGAAAGCCTGGGTCTCCGCCGCTGAGGCAAAATCCACTCTCCGCAACGCAGCCACGGGAAATCCCGTGGCTGTTTTGCAAAAACGGTTCCGCTTCCGTCACGGATGGGGGATCGTCAGACAAACCCTCCTCCGCCGACTGTTTCGGCCGCGGAATCCCGTCTGGAACCTGAAATCGCCCGCCTGGCATCCGGCCATGCGGGCCGTACGCATAAGAAAAGAAGAACGAAAATGAGTATTCATACCATCACGAGCCAAGTCGGCTCGAACCCGATCACGATTGAAACCGGCAAGCTTGCCAAACTCGCCGACGGTGCTGTGACCGTCCGCAGTGGTGACACCATCATCCTCGTCACCGCCGTCTCCGCCACCAAAGTCAAGGATGGCCAGACCTGGTTCCCACTCTCCGTGGAGTATAAGGAGAAAGCCTCCGCAGCCGGTGTTTTCCCCGGTGGCTACTTCAAGCGCGAAGGCCGCCCGACCGAAAAGGAAATCCTCACCTGCCGGATGACGGACCGCCCGCTGCGCCCGCTGTTCCCGAAGGGTTACTTCTACGACACCCAGATCATCGCCATCCTGCTCAGCGCCGACGGTGAGAACGACGCCGACATCCTCTCGATGAACGGTGCCTCCGCCGCCCTCTGTCTTTCCGACATCCCGTTCGCAGGCCCCATCGGTGCCGTGCGCGTCGGTCGTGTCGATGGCCAGTTCGTCATCAACCCGACCCATGACGAGCGCGCCGAGAGCGACCTCGACCTGGTCTATGTCGGCAACAAGACCGACGTCATCATGATCGAAGGCCAGGCCGACGAGCTCCCGGAAGACGAGTTCATCGCCGCCCTGCACCACGCCCAGGCCGCCGTCGTGAAGCTCATCGAAGCCCAGGAAGAACTCGTCCGCCTCGCCGGCAAGGCCAAGCGCGACTTCACCCCGGTCCTCGCCAAGGAGAACCTCCTCGAGATCGCCTACGAAATCGCCGGTGACCGCATCGAAGGTGCCATCTACGCCCCGACCAAGACCGAGCGTGCCAAAAAAGTCGGCGCCCTCCGCGACGAAGTGGAAGCCGCCATCAAGGAGCGCGCTCCGGATGCGACCGCCTTCGACGTCGAGCAGGCCTTCGAATACCTCCAGAAGAAAGCCTTCCGGATCTCCATCATGGACAAGGGCGTCCGCGCCGACGGCCGCTCCATCGGTGATCTCCGCACCCTCTACGGGGAAGTCAGCACCCTGCCACGCGTCCACGGCTCCGCCATCTTCTCCCGCGGAGAGACCCAGGCGCTCGCCATCACCACGCTGGCTCCGGCCGACGAGAAGCAGAACTTCGACAACTACTCCGGTGGTGAGTCCGAGAAGCGCTTCATCCTCCACTACAACTTCCCTCCCTTCTCCGTCGGTGAAACCGGCCGGATGGGTGGCATCAACCGCCGCGAGATCGGCCACGGCTCCCTCGCCGAGCGCTCCATCGAGCCGGTCATCCCTGACGAAGCCGTCTTCCCGTACGCCATCCGCGTTTCCTCCGAGGTCACCGAGTCCAATGGTTCCACCTCCATGGCGACCGTCTGCGCTGGCACCATGGCCCTCCTTGACGCCGGTGTCCCGCTGATCCGCCCGGTGGGTGGTATCTCCGTCGGCCTCGTCACCGAGAACAACGAAGATGGTTCCCTCAAGTCCCACAAGATGCTCCTCGACATCATCGGTTCCGAGGACTTCTACGGCGATATGGACTTCAAGCTCTGCGGCACCAGCGAAGGTGTCACCGGCTACCAGCTCGACCTCAAGCTTCCGGGCCTCCCGCTCAGCATGCTTGAAGAAGCGATCCGCATCGCCAAGGACGGCCGCACCAAGGTGCTCGCCAAGATGGCCGAGTCCATCACCACCGCCGGCGAACTCAGCCCGCACGCACCGCGCATCGTTTCCGTGAAGATCCCCGCCGACCGCATCGGCGAGCTCATCGGACCAGGCGGCAAGAACATCAAGGGCATCCAGGCGGAGTCCGGAGCCGAGATCAACATCGAGGACGACGGCACCGTTCATATCTATGCTTCCAAGCAGCAGGGTCTCGACCGTGCGAAGGAGATGATCGACCGCATGTTCCAGGAGATCGAGGTGGGCAAGACCTACACCGGCAAGGTTGTTTCCATCACCGCCTTCGGCGCGTTCATGGAAGTGCTTCCGGGCAAGGACGGCCTCATCCACGTCTCCGAGCTGGCCGAAGGCCGCACCGAGAAGGTCGAGGACGTCGTCAAGAAGGGCGATGTCGTCACCGCCAAGTGCCTGGGCGTCGATGAGAAGGGCCGCGTGAAGATGTCACGCCGTGCCTGGCTCCGCGACCAGAAGGCCGCCGAAGCCGAGGCCAACGCCCCGGCCGAAGCAGCTCCTGCCTCCGCTGAATAATCCCGCTGGGAGCGCCGGTCTCCGGACCGGCTCTCTTCCGCTCTCAAAAGCCGGCATCCGTGAGGGTGCCGGCTTTTCCTTTTCTTGCCCGCGGGATCCAGTGCGGAATAGGGTCCGCGGGTGTGTACCGACCGTGACAGAGTGATTGAATCCGCCGTCCGCATCTATGCCGATGATTTGGCGGCGAGCGCGGGCGCGCGCGCATGGATGGAGCAGGTGGTACCCGCTTCGGATCATCCTGGGATGCCGGAACTTGCGCGGAGATTCGACGCACTCGACCGACGCGGAAAGTCCATCCCATGGCGACGGATCTATCTCATCCTTTCGCTGATGGTCTGTGGGGGGCTGGCATTTTGGATCGACCGGTTGATCGAAACCGAGAGGGAATCCCTCAACTCGGTGAAAGGCATGGGGGCGGGTTTGACCCTGTTTCCGGAGTCCTCGCTTGCCGACCTCACCCCGGAGGAATGGCTTTTGCTGGGGGATGGCTCCAAGCCACTGTTGGAGCAAAAGAAGGAACTGTGGGACAGCGCGCCTGAGAATCCCGCCTTCTTCGCGGAGTATGCCGTAGCCTATCATTCCCAGCACAAGACCCTGCCTCCGGACTACTTCGAAACCGCGACCAGGCTCGATCCCGACAATGCGTGGTTCGACTACTACGGTGCGGCGGTGACCGGCTACAAGTCGGTGAAGAAGCTCCCCAATGATGAGGAGGACAAGAAGCGCAAGAGGGCGCACCGCTATGAAATCAGGAACCGAGAAACCTATGGGCAGGCGCTTGAGATCATCCGTAGGGCGGGGGATAAGCCTAACTACAACAGCTATGAGCGTGAAATGATCTCACGCCGGGTGGCTCTGCTCCCGCAGTCCACCCTCCAGGAAAAGCTGGCATCCACCGCCTATCTTGTGGGGATGAAGCACGCGTCCATTGTCATTCTGCTGGACCTTTCCGGAACCTTTTGCGCCCGGCTCGATGAGCTTGAGCAAGCGGGCGATGCCGACGGATTTCGCGAGTTCGCGGGAGAGGGTAGGGCATACATCCTGAAACTGGTCCGGGATGGGGAGTTCAACATGGTGAATGAACTGACCGTCCATGTCTCGGTTGCCGCCATTTCCCGCCATGTGACGGAACGCGCGGTGGATATGAGCATCGCCGGAGAGTTTCCATGGGCGGCGGAATGGTATGAGGTTCTGGAGAAGCAGAGGCTCGAGAGGAGCGACAGGTCGGAAGAACGTAAGGGCAAGGTCTCGGTGGCCGACCGGAAAGGCGGGTTTCTGGCGATGTTGTATGTCCCGTCCGCGTTGGAGCGCTTTCCGGATTCCCAGCCGATAAAGGAAGAGGAGTTCAAGCCGAGCAGACTGCATGA comes from the Luteolibacter sp. SL250 genome and includes:
- the rpsO gene encoding 30S ribosomal protein S15 produces the protein MAKEINLAEYKQHEGDTGSSPYQVALLTKRIVELTDHLNIHTKDFSSRRGLLKMVAVRRKHLDYIKAHNEEGYQKLIESLGLRR
- a CDS encoding polyribonucleotide nucleotidyltransferase, coding for MSIHTITSQVGSNPITIETGKLAKLADGAVTVRSGDTIILVTAVSATKVKDGQTWFPLSVEYKEKASAAGVFPGGYFKREGRPTEKEILTCRMTDRPLRPLFPKGYFYDTQIIAILLSADGENDADILSMNGASAALCLSDIPFAGPIGAVRVGRVDGQFVINPTHDERAESDLDLVYVGNKTDVIMIEGQADELPEDEFIAALHHAQAAVVKLIEAQEELVRLAGKAKRDFTPVLAKENLLEIAYEIAGDRIEGAIYAPTKTERAKKVGALRDEVEAAIKERAPDATAFDVEQAFEYLQKKAFRISIMDKGVRADGRSIGDLRTLYGEVSTLPRVHGSAIFSRGETQALAITTLAPADEKQNFDNYSGGESEKRFILHYNFPPFSVGETGRMGGINRREIGHGSLAERSIEPVIPDEAVFPYAIRVSSEVTESNGSTSMATVCAGTMALLDAGVPLIRPVGGISVGLVTENNEDGSLKSHKMLLDIIGSEDFYGDMDFKLCGTSEGVTGYQLDLKLPGLPLSMLEEAIRIAKDGRTKVLAKMAESITTAGELSPHAPRIVSVKIPADRIGELIGPGGKNIKGIQAESGAEINIEDDGTVHIYASKQQGLDRAKEMIDRMFQEIEVGKTYTGKVVSITAFGAFMEVLPGKDGLIHVSELAEGRTEKVEDVVKKGDVVTAKCLGVDEKGRVKMSRRAWLRDQKAAEAEANAPAEAAPASAE